TAATTTGGTCGCATTTCATGCGAGATTTTATACTGTTTGCACCTTAGTCTTAAGCTCTGCGATCAGCAGAAGGTAGAGTTTTATTTAAGCTTTGTTCAACTAGAATAGATAATAAATTTAATGTAAAATATACGCGTTTATTTAATTTTAGCACACGTCTTTTTGAATTTATATAGCCAAATAAGTTGCAGCCCGGTAAAATCCACCAATATAATTAAAATTTTACACAAAACAAGCGTAAGTCCTTGACGCAAATATTTTTAAATTTATCTTCAAATTTTGATTATCCAAGATATGAAATCTAGCTAAATTTAAGTACCGGCGGTAAATGTTTACAATTTTAGCGCGCAAAATTTAAATATGCACTAAAAACTAAGGCGGCGGATTTGATAGCGATACGAACATGGTAGCGCGTAATTACCCACTTAAAAAATCTGCGAGTAAAAAATAGCCAAATTTACTATAAGCGCATAAAAAACGGTCACAAATTTGACGAACTGTAAAGCTTGATAGTTTAAACCGGCACAAGGTAACAAACAAAATTTAACGGCAAGCAGTTAAATGTCGTCAAATTTATATTAAATCAACATTTAATATTATATCCGAGAGAAATTTAATCAAATTTAACGCAAATGTTTATCTATGAGACCCGTCACGATAGCGCGGATGCCCGCATGCACGCTGCCTAGCTCGCGCTCTATCTTTACGATGAGCTCGTTTTTGGCCTGCACTGCGCCCTCTACGCCAAGAAGGTTGGTAAATGAGTTTTTCGCGCCGTCGTTATGCGTCGGTTTGCCCGCCGTTTCGGCGCTTTGCGTCGCGTCGATGATGTCGTCTGCGATCTGAAACGCCAGCCCCAGATCAAGCCCGATGTCGTATATGCGCGCAGCCTCCGTCTCGTCCAGCCCCGCCACGACGCAGCCTGCCTGCAAGCTTGCCGCGATGAGGCGCGCGGTCTTGTGGATATGCAAGAATTTTAGCTCTTCAAGCCCTAGTTTTTGATTTTCGAAATAACAATCCACCGCCTGCCCCAGCGCCATGCCGTAGATACCTGCGTTACGGCTTAGGATCTCGACACATTTTATGCGTGCATCCGCGTCTAGCGGGGCTCTTGCTATCTGATAAAAGGCGTGAGTGTTTAGCGCGTCGCCCGCCAAGATCGCCGTCACCTCGTCAAATTTGACGTGCAAGCTAGGCTGTCCGCGGCGCAGATCCGAGTCGTCCATCGCGGGCAGATCATCGTGGATGAGCGAGTAACTGTGCATCGTCTCAAAAGCTAGCGCGACGTGAAACGCCGCCTCTTTACGCTCGGGACGCACTGCGGCTACGACGCCTGCGACTAGCATCGCGCGAAAGTGCTTGCCGCCCGATTTTAGCGTGTATGAAAGTGCCTCGTCAAAGCACGGATGAAAGCTAGGGTTGCTTGGCAAGTGAGTGCCCAAAAACGCCTTAAACTCGGCCAAAAGCGCGTCCTGATCGGTGACGCTCGGCGCTGTTTGCCGTAAATTTGAGCCGGAAGTAAACGATGAGCTCTTGGCCGCATTTAGCGAGATCAAATTTACTAGGTTTTTTGGGCTTTGAGCCAGGTTTTCGGAGTTTATTTTAGATTTGGTTGCATTTAAAATTTGAGGCTGATTTTGAGACGAGCTCGCGCGCAGGATTTGCGCTTGATTTTGATCCGTCAGCGGCGCACGCGACTTGCTTAAATTTAGCCCTTTTTCGTTAGCCTGATTAGACATTCTTTGCTGCAAATTTAGGCTTGGAGCGTCATTTGTATAAACCCGCATTTTTTCGCCGTTAGGCGATACCTGCGCTAAATTTCGCTTTTGCTCGGTGCCAAATTTTTGAAATATCGCCGGTCTTGCAAGCGACAAAAGAGGAGCCTGATTTCGTGCAAGGTCTCCGCCGTTTTCGCAGGCTAAATTTGAAACTTTCATTTCCGAAAAAGTCGCGCGCTTTAGATGATTTTTGGAAGATTTAAGAGCCTTGGTCTCGTTAAATTTACGCGGTAAAATCAGGCTGCGCGCGCTTGGTAAATTTTCGTCCGAATTTGCGCTAAAAATCCGCGTCAAACTCGAGCTTTGCGACAAGGTTTTAAAGCGAGCGAAATTTGATTTTAAAGCTTTATTTTCCGCGTAAATTCGCGCGTTTAATCTTTCCTTCGAGTTTTTATAATTTTGCATTTTTTCTCCGTTTTGTTTTTGTTTGATAAAGGCAAATCCCAAATCGCTCTAACCGCCGAATAAATCCTTGCTTGCGCTAAATTTACTTATTTTGCAAGGTTGCGTAACGCTTCTAAAAGCTGCGATTTTACGCCGCAAGCGAGTAAATTCGTCCGTTTCGTAGCAAGCTAAATTTAAAGGCAATCGCCTTGCCACTAGATTAAGCCGCGGCACAAAAAGCTTAAATTTACGCCCGAAAAAGCCGTCTTACACTTAAAGCTCGGCGGTTTTAATGCACAAAAATTAAACGCGCCCGAAACAAGCTAGCTTTGACGCAAGGATGCCTAGAGCGCCGCAAAGCCTGACGAATCTAGCGCCGAATCTTTTTTGCTAAACAAACAAAAGCGACCCAAAGCTAAATTTGCGTCTAAATCTCGCGCTGCAAAATAAGCAAATCTAGCGCCGCGGCCGTCCAAAAACGCCTAGAACCTACCGTGCGTTATAAAAAAAGTCAAAGCCGTCTCGCCTAAAGAGCAAGCGTTGTCCTCGATTTTTAGCTATGAGCGCAAGTGCTTCTTTGCGATTTTTCACGACTTTAGCGCCTACTTGTATCAACTTGTCGCCGACCCTGAGGCCAAACCTCGCCGCATCCGACTCCCCGTCCACACTTTTTACTCTTAGTTTTTCGTCAAACGTGAGTCCGTAGAGCTTTCGCACGCTAGAGGCGTCCGTATTTGGCGCGGGCTGCGGTTTTGGGGCTACTTTTGTGATATTTTCGTCCGTTTTAGGCGCGGTTTTTTGCTCTTTTTTTACTTCGTCTGAAACCGCGACGCTAAATTTTACGACGTCTTCGCCGCGTCTTATCTCAAATTTGAGCTGCTCGCCCTTTGCGGCGAACAAAATCCTCTCGTTTAGCTCGCGTAAGCTCTGCATTTTCTCGCCGTTTACGCTTAAAATTTCATCTCCCGCCATCAGCGCCGCGCCGCGTCCGAGCGGATCGACTCCCTTTACGTAGAGTTTGCCGTCCCGCTCCTCAAATACCGCGCCCACGTCGCCGTAGTACACGTCTTTATACGCCGCAAAGTGCCTTAGATAGCGGCTTGGGACAAATTTATCCCCGCCCACGGCGATACCGCGCAGTTTGCAGCAGGGACTTAGCACGGCGCCAGTGCCGTTTACGTCAAACGTGAGCGCGTCCAGCTCGCCTAGCGCCTGAGCCTGCGCCTTTACGTGGCCGTAAACGGTCGCGTTTAGATCGCGCGTGACGCTGACCCAGTCGCTTTTTTTCGTCGCGTTATCCTCAGCCATCTTGGCAGGCTCGAGTTTAGCGTCCGAGGCGACTAGATAGAGGCCAAGATACGGGTCAAATTTGACGTAGTTTTTCACGGGGATTTCGCCTTTAGGCACGGCGATTAAATTTGGCGTGATCGCGATGCCGCCGTTGCCCGCGACGTTTACCATGGTGGGCAGGTTTTTTTCAAAGCAAGCGTTAAAATCATCTTGCGTCGGGCGCGGCTCGGCTCTAAGCGACGCGGTAAAAGCGCAAATCATAAAAACCGCAAAAAGCGGAGAGCAAATTTTGCGAGCTAAATTCGCCGTCAAATTCGTCGCCGTTTTGTCACCCAGACTAGTTTTTTGCGAAATTTCGCACGGATTTAAAGAAGCGTCAAATTTTACCGAACACGCGCGCAAATTTGAGCCCAAATTTACCGCGCTCTTTGCGACACGAGCGGCGCAAATTTGACTCGCAGACGTAGCTGAATTTAAGCCTAAATTTACCGAGCCGTTTTGTTTATCGGCGACGCAAATTTGCCCTTCCCTCAAAGCTAAATTTGCTCGCGCGAGCCCCAAAACCGCGTCCAAACGGCGCGAGAAAGCTACGCGTTTCATTGCCCTAGTCCCATGCCGGCAAACCCGCCCAGCATCCTTGAAGCGGCGTTTTTGCGGTCGTCCTCGATCATCTTTAGCACGTCGTTTACGGCGCTGATGAGCAAGATCTGCAAGCTCTCCTTGTCCTCTAGCAAGCTGTCGTCGATGCTGATATCGAGCACCTCGCCCTTGCCGTTTGCTCTGACGCTAATGAGCCCGCCGCCGCTTTTTACGCTAAACTCGCGTTTTTGGCTCTCCTGCTCGATTTCTTGCGCCTTTTTTTGCGCATCCTCGAGCATCTGTCCCATTTTTGAAAAATCGATCCCCTCAAACATAAACATCCTTTCAAATTTCGCGTTATTTTAGCCAATTTAAGCTAAATTTACTTTTTTAAGCTCTGCAATGCAAGTTTCGTTCCCGCCTTTAAAACTCGCGGCGGATACGAGCGCGGACGGGTAAATTTAAGCCCAAAAAGCCGTCAAATTTGAGGGTAAAATTTTATTTTAATAGCCTGCGCGCGTTTTGATCTATTTTAGTTTAGCGCATACGCGTTTGCAGGGTTTTTGGTGCTGATTTTTTGCAAATTTGAAAAATTTGCCCGATATAATAGTCGAAGTAAAGCGGAACTGAAAGAACATTTAAGGTAGTGCTAGCTAAATCTGAAATCTTTTGACGAGTTAAAAAGCGATAAAATAAGCCAAATCAAGACCGCCCGCGTGAACGCGCGTCAGATATCTTTGAGCTCCGCCGCGACCGATTTTTCCAGATTTTTCGCCTTGCCTAGGATTGTTACCGCCTTTTGACTGCATTTGTTTACGCATCTATAACAAATCGTGCAGCGATTGCCGAATTTTGCTTTACCGTGCTCGATTTTTATATTTTGCATCGGGCAGGATTTCGCACACTCGCCGCATCCGCTGCACCGCGCTGTATCTAGGCTCGGTTTGCGCTTAGCAAACGGCGTTTTGTCCCAAATTTTCATCCAGAGCTGCTATCCCAAAAGCCCGGCGATACGGCATAGCATACCCAGCCCCTCTTGCGACAGATTGTCCGCGACAAATGCCTGAGCGACGCGTTCTAGCTTGGCGTTTGCATCCTTGATCAGGCGCTCGTTTTTCTGCGCCGAATAGCTAAAAATCGCCACGTCGAGGATAAATGCGGGCATTCTGATGTGGGCGCCGCCCGTTATCTTCGCGCCCGCTCGCTTCAAAATCCTAGCCGCGCAGCCCGCTCCGTCGCCGCTAAAAATCTCCATCGTAGCGATGATAAAGACGTTTTTGCCGCGAAAATTCCCGCCGTTTTCGCAAATAAACTCGCGCACGATCTGCGGCAGGTCGCTAAAGTAAACGGGGTAGGCAAGGATAACATCATCGTGGTGCTTTAGTAGCTCGCCGCAGTCCTCGTCCCGGGTCAAACCGCGGCGATACCGCCGCCCAAGCGCTCTATAAATCTCT
Above is a genomic segment from uncultured Campylobacter sp. containing:
- a CDS encoding polyprenyl synthetase family protein, which translates into the protein MAEFKAFLGTHLPSNPSFHPCFDEALSYTLKSGGKHFRAMLVAGVVAAVRPERKEAAFHVALAFETMHSYSLIHDDLPAMDDSDLRRGQPSLHVKFDEVTAILAGDALNTHAFYQIARAPLDADARIKCVEILSRNAGIYGMALGQAVDCYFENQKLGLEELKFLHIHKTARLIAASLQAGCVVAGLDETEAARIYDIGLDLGLAFQIADDIIDATQSAETAGKPTHNDGAKNSFTNLLGVEGAVQAKNELIVKIERELGSVHAGIRAIVTGLIDKHLR
- a CDS encoding 4Fe-4S binding protein — translated: MKIWDKTPFAKRKPSLDTARCSGCGECAKSCPMQNIKIEHGKAKFGNRCTICYRCVNKCSQKAVTILGKAKNLEKSVAAELKDI
- a CDS encoding PDZ domain-containing protein is translated as MKRVAFSRRLDAVLGLARANLALREGQICVADKQNGSVNLGLNSATSASQICAARVAKSAVNLGSNLRACSVKFDASLNPCEISQKTSLGDKTATNLTANLARKICSPLFAVFMICAFTASLRAEPRPTQDDFNACFEKNLPTMVNVAGNGGIAITPNLIAVPKGEIPVKNYVKFDPYLGLYLVASDAKLEPAKMAEDNATKKSDWVSVTRDLNATVYGHVKAQAQALGELDALTFDVNGTGAVLSPCCKLRGIAVGGDKFVPSRYLRHFAAYKDVYYGDVGAVFEERDGKLYVKGVDPLGRGAALMAGDEILSVNGEKMQSLRELNERILFAAKGEQLKFEIRRGEDVVKFSVAVSDEVKKEQKTAPKTDENITKVAPKPQPAPNTDASSVRKLYGLTFDEKLRVKSVDGESDAARFGLRVGDKLIQVGAKVVKNRKEALALIAKNRGQRLLFRRDGFDFFYNAR
- a CDS encoding YbaB/EbfC family nucleoid-associated protein, producing MFEGIDFSKMGQMLEDAQKKAQEIEQESQKREFSVKSGGGLISVRANGKGEVLDISIDDSLLEDKESLQILLISAVNDVLKMIEDDRKNAASRMLGGFAGMGLGQ